The following proteins are encoded in a genomic region of Acidobacteriota bacterium:
- a CDS encoding YitT family protein — translation MRARAIRLWARRTGTTLWSWTLLGIGLLGFVAAVKAFFIPNQLLSGGVTGLALLAHALFDWPVGLLVFLLNVPIFLLGAWDVGKKFAALSAVAVVGFWLMADYLPIPPLTQDPLLAAIFGGALGGVAGALALRSGGSLGGFDILGVVLNRRFSLGVGEVQLFLNGALVLASGLLESPERAMYTLVAIYAAGRAMDAMMAPRPRKAVLIVSAHPAEIQRRILNEMARGVTILKARGAFSGQEQDALLCVITRYELRELRDIVRSEDPHAFVSVLEASDVIGRFRQPTAFALWKKQRQPGGL, via the coding sequence ATGCGAGCGCGCGCGATCCGCCTCTGGGCACGCAGGACCGGAACGACCCTCTGGAGCTGGACCCTTCTCGGAATCGGCCTCCTGGGCTTCGTGGCAGCGGTCAAGGCCTTCTTCATCCCGAACCAGCTCTTGAGTGGGGGCGTGACGGGCCTGGCTCTCCTCGCTCACGCGCTCTTCGACTGGCCTGTCGGTCTCCTCGTGTTTCTTCTCAACGTCCCCATCTTTCTCCTGGGAGCATGGGACGTGGGCAAGAAATTCGCCGCCCTCTCGGCAGTGGCGGTGGTGGGATTCTGGCTCATGGCCGATTATCTGCCCATCCCGCCCCTCACCCAGGACCCTCTCCTGGCCGCCATTTTCGGCGGCGCACTGGGGGGCGTCGCCGGGGCGCTGGCGCTCCGCTCGGGGGGCTCCCTCGGAGGCTTCGACATTCTGGGCGTGGTCCTGAACCGTCGATTCAGTTTGGGTGTCGGGGAGGTGCAGCTCTTTCTCAACGGGGCGCTTGTCCTGGCCTCGGGGCTCCTCGAGAGTCCCGAAAGGGCCATGTACACCCTGGTGGCCATCTACGCGGCGGGGCGGGCCATGGACGCCATGATGGCTCCCCGTCCCCGAAAGGCCGTTCTGATCGTCTCCGCCCACCCCGCCGAGATCCAACGGAGGATTCTGAACGAAATGGCCCGGGGCGTGACGATCTTGAAGGCCCGGGGCGCCTTCAGCGGCCAGGAGCAGGACGCCCTCCTTTGCGTCATCACGCGGTACGAGTTGCGGGAATTGCGGGACATAGTCCGCTCCGAAGATCCCCACGCCTTCGTCAGCGTCCTGGAGGCCTCGGATGTCATCGGACGATTCCGCCAACCTACCGCCTTCGCCCTGTGGAAGAAACAGCGCCAGCCCGGGGGCCTGTGA